From Paenibacillus polymyxa, the proteins below share one genomic window:
- the hmpA gene encoding NO-inducible flavohemoprotein, giving the protein MLSEQTIATIKSTVPVLEVHGTTITKRFYQMMFEAHPELLNIFNHANQKQGRQQGALANAVYAAAQHIDRLEEILPVVRQIAHKHRSLGIKPEHYPIVGKYLLAAIKDVLGDAATDEIINAWAEAYGVIANVFIDVEAEMYKEAEQQQGGWSDFKNFVVQKKVKESERITSFYLVPQDGQVLPAFEPGQYISLKMEIPGEHNTHIRQYSLSSAPGKPYYRISVKREDAVGSRPAGKVSVYLHEHVQEGDVLLVSAPAGDFTLDRTDRRPVVLISGGVGLTPMVSMLASLVETAPNRPVTFVHAAVSGDNHALRNEVEELVATHAQAAVRWCYSRPTEQDRLAQAFHKEGHLDLAWLQSVIPERNAQYYFCGPVGFMQSVYGQLKEWNIPASDIHYEFFGPASAWEAEAQ; this is encoded by the coding sequence ATGCTAAGTGAGCAAACCATTGCAACGATCAAATCGACTGTACCTGTTTTGGAGGTACACGGAACTACAATCACCAAGCGTTTTTATCAGATGATGTTTGAGGCCCATCCCGAGCTTCTCAATATATTTAATCATGCGAATCAGAAGCAAGGACGTCAACAGGGGGCGCTGGCCAATGCTGTATATGCGGCCGCACAGCACATTGACCGTCTGGAGGAAATTCTTCCGGTGGTACGCCAGATTGCACATAAGCATCGTAGTTTGGGGATTAAGCCAGAGCATTATCCGATCGTCGGAAAATATCTGCTAGCTGCGATCAAAGACGTGCTGGGGGATGCAGCAACGGATGAGATCATTAATGCATGGGCCGAAGCCTATGGTGTGATTGCGAATGTATTTATAGATGTGGAAGCTGAAATGTACAAGGAGGCTGAACAGCAGCAGGGAGGTTGGTCAGACTTTAAGAACTTTGTTGTACAGAAAAAGGTTAAGGAAAGCGAGCGAATTACGTCCTTTTACCTGGTGCCGCAGGATGGACAGGTGCTGCCTGCATTCGAGCCTGGGCAATATATCAGCTTGAAGATGGAGATTCCGGGTGAACATAATACTCATATCCGTCAATATAGCCTTTCTAGTGCACCAGGAAAACCTTACTACCGGATATCCGTAAAACGAGAGGATGCTGTAGGGTCTCGTCCAGCGGGCAAGGTATCTGTGTATCTGCATGAGCACGTGCAGGAGGGCGATGTACTATTGGTATCTGCACCGGCGGGTGACTTTACCCTGGATCGGACAGATCGCAGACCTGTTGTATTAATCAGTGGTGGAGTCGGGCTCACCCCGATGGTCAGCATGCTGGCTTCCCTGGTGGAAACTGCTCCGAATCGGCCCGTCACTTTTGTCCACGCAGCAGTCAGCGGAGATAACCATGCTCTGCGTAATGAGGTGGAAGAACTAGTCGCCACACATGCACAGGCGGCTGTTCGGTGGTGCTACAGCAGACCAACCGAGCAGGATCGTCTAGCTCAGGCCTTTCATAAGGAAGGACATCTGGATCTGGCCTGGCTGCAATCCGTGATACCGGAACGTAACGCTCAGTATTATTTTTGTGGCCCTGTGGGATTCATGCAATCGGTATACGGCCAGTTGAAAGAGTGGAATATCCCTGCATCGGATATCCACTATGAATTTTTTGGCCCTGCTAGTGCATGGGAAGCAGAAGCGCAGTGA
- the serS gene encoding serine--tRNA ligase, which yields MLDIKWIREHQEQVQRAADDKRIQVSVAELLTLDDRRKQLLREVEQLRQMRNQCSQDIGALIQAGKNEQADEAKRQVKEINGRLDLLEAPQQELEQQFQQLLLLMPNIVSPDTPRGQSDQDNIELERVGTIPDFGFEPKDHMMLGQLHNLIDVPRGVKTAGTRNYYLTGAGVALHRAVQQLAVDLLSERGFQLLDVPLMVRSEAMRSTGFFPLGLDQTYRIAGEDQWLVGTSEVPLVSYYSGEIMDVTDPIRLAAVSVCFRNEVGSAGRDVHGLYRVHQFAKVEQVIICEASLEASEQMFQEITRNAEDLLQLLELPYRKMAVCTGDMSQKTYKQVDIETWMPSRQAYGETHSSSQLLDFQARRSNIRYRNADGKLQYCYTLNNTAVASPRILIPLLEHHQQEDGSIRIPEALRQYMPQHIEFLRPPMS from the coding sequence ATGTTAGATATCAAGTGGATTAGAGAGCATCAAGAGCAGGTTCAGAGAGCGGCAGACGACAAAAGAATACAAGTATCGGTCGCAGAGCTGTTAACCCTGGATGATCGGAGAAAGCAGCTGCTTCGGGAAGTGGAGCAGCTTCGCCAGATGCGTAATCAGTGTAGTCAGGATATTGGGGCGCTAATTCAGGCCGGGAAAAATGAACAGGCGGATGAGGCTAAGCGGCAGGTCAAAGAAATTAACGGACGGCTAGATCTTCTGGAAGCCCCGCAACAGGAACTAGAGCAACAGTTTCAACAGCTCTTGCTTCTAATGCCTAATATCGTATCCCCGGATACGCCGCGAGGCCAGTCGGATCAAGATAATATAGAACTGGAACGGGTCGGAACGATACCTGACTTTGGATTTGAACCCAAGGATCATATGATGCTCGGCCAGCTTCACAACCTGATCGATGTGCCTCGCGGTGTCAAAACAGCCGGTACCCGTAACTATTATCTGACGGGAGCTGGGGTCGCGTTGCACCGGGCTGTACAGCAGCTTGCTGTTGATCTGCTGAGCGAACGAGGATTTCAGCTGCTGGACGTACCATTAATGGTACGCTCTGAGGCAATGCGCAGCACTGGCTTTTTCCCGCTTGGACTGGATCAGACGTACCGTATCGCTGGAGAAGATCAATGGCTTGTAGGCACCTCGGAAGTTCCGCTGGTCTCGTATTACAGCGGTGAGATTATGGACGTTACAGACCCGATTCGGCTGGCGGCGGTATCCGTATGCTTCCGCAACGAGGTTGGCTCGGCCGGAAGGGACGTGCACGGACTGTATCGTGTGCACCAGTTTGCCAAGGTGGAGCAGGTCATCATCTGCGAAGCGAGTCTGGAAGCTTCAGAGCAGATGTTTCAGGAGATTACGCGCAATGCGGAAGATCTGCTTCAACTGCTGGAGCTCCCCTACCGTAAGATGGCTGTCTGTACAGGCGACATGTCGCAAAAAACCTACAAGCAGGTGGACATTGAGACATGGATGCCTAGCAGACAGGCTTACGGCGAAACACACTCGTCGTCCCAGTTGCTTGATTTTCAGGCGCGTCGTTCCAACATCCGGTACCGTAATGCGGACGGCAAGCTACAATATTGTTACACACTTAACAATACAGCGGTCGCTTCGCCTCGGATCTTGATCCCGTTGCTAGAGCATCACCAACAGGAGGACGGTTCGATCCGCATTCCAGAAGCTTTACGCCAGTATATGCCGCAGCATATAGAATTTTTGCGTCCTCCCATGTCATGA
- a CDS encoding DUF2339 domain-containing protein: MEDFKDRLHTIRQEQNKLLKEYQTLIADYEASDIILENEVLRKKFEDYQARCIHLEERVRHIEQENGKLRTALTEQMLSEKANMIRISREKLETYFASRTAEGENRLTSIEYGAKNRVDQLIQQTTHELKEDQDEIVARLRLFSEEIRDRIMEQRRRFQEAERKLLHQTGNELHQLGEEEISEETMQKRMKQNQFEMMLGLNWINKLGILLIILGVGAAFKYSYSNWFTGNMKGVAFFLLGALMLGGGEWLYRKQKQTFALGILGGGISVLYGSIFYSYFLLEIIGMYTGIGLSVLVTVTAVLLSLRYESRTICSFGLVGGYLPLFSYMAANGLEGNAVYIAMGYLFLLNLLILLVSFRKRWVIVQYISFLLNTPLMVVLAWLSESNIASMLYAIITFAMYLGMTLWVPFRLKTKLSWLDFSLLALNTVVSCSVLYSLFGDAGLDDYKGLLALVFCLVYGGLGQWVRRYIPEEKQTKILFYTTSLTFAILMIPFQFGVRWLSMGWLIEAVLLTLYGHRYRLKELERAGWGILGLCLGAFFFIDFPIYLLSGFETDYFGLKYTLITLGMLIVTVFYAIEYSRPNAFKNNRLYEMHIMQGFKYVALVNVYLYLLYEAGHWYNIVVSDEFAHYTLYKVLLFTCVSLVLAYFLPKVKLLYDRVIKYYSLALYVIGYALALVVTVAIPTLHEDYAQNTAADYVALIVLAAFNVLVFFSSKDFLNALMTRHYRSNELYPVIMGVYLLGIITAFLGVQFHLGDAGLVFSLVYLLLAILYIVYGFLKRVVYIRRFGLGLTLLATGKLLLYDLHLLTSGSTIVAYFSFGVVLLAISYIYQKVSNRMGETFIKKDTEEKM; this comes from the coding sequence ATGGAGGATTTTAAAGATCGTTTACATACGATCCGCCAAGAACAGAACAAGCTGCTCAAGGAGTATCAAACATTAATCGCAGATTACGAAGCTTCAGATATCATTTTGGAAAACGAGGTTCTGCGAAAAAAGTTCGAGGATTATCAGGCTCGCTGCATTCACTTGGAAGAGCGGGTACGACATATTGAGCAGGAAAATGGAAAGCTGCGTACTGCACTGACGGAGCAGATGTTGAGCGAAAAGGCGAATATGATTCGCATTTCGCGGGAAAAGCTGGAGACCTATTTTGCTTCCAGAACCGCAGAAGGGGAAAACCGGCTGACATCCATTGAATATGGGGCTAAAAACCGGGTGGACCAGCTTATTCAGCAAACCACTCATGAGCTTAAAGAGGATCAGGACGAGATCGTCGCTAGACTGAGACTGTTCTCGGAGGAGATTCGTGACCGGATCATGGAGCAACGCAGGCGGTTTCAGGAGGCAGAGCGCAAATTGCTTCATCAGACGGGAAATGAGCTTCATCAGCTCGGGGAAGAAGAGATCAGCGAAGAAACGATGCAGAAGCGCATGAAGCAGAATCAGTTTGAAATGATGCTGGGATTGAACTGGATTAACAAGCTGGGGATTTTGCTCATTATCTTGGGTGTGGGAGCCGCTTTTAAATACTCATACTCAAACTGGTTTACAGGGAATATGAAGGGCGTTGCGTTCTTTTTGCTAGGAGCGCTGATGCTGGGCGGCGGCGAGTGGTTGTATCGCAAGCAGAAGCAGACCTTTGCGCTCGGTATCTTGGGCGGCGGTATTTCTGTACTGTACGGGTCCATTTTTTATAGCTACTTTTTGCTAGAAATCATAGGAATGTATACAGGTATAGGCTTGTCCGTTCTAGTTACGGTGACCGCTGTGCTGTTGTCCTTAAGATATGAATCTCGAACGATATGTTCCTTCGGTTTAGTAGGGGGATATCTTCCGTTGTTCTCCTATATGGCAGCAAACGGGCTGGAAGGAAACGCCGTGTATATCGCGATGGGCTATCTATTCTTGCTGAACCTGCTGATCCTGCTTGTATCCTTCCGCAAACGGTGGGTCATCGTGCAATATATCAGCTTTCTGCTCAATACCCCATTAATGGTTGTACTCGCGTGGTTATCAGAAAGCAATATAGCCAGCATGCTATATGCAATCATTACATTTGCGATGTATCTCGGGATGACACTGTGGGTGCCGTTCCGACTCAAAACAAAACTATCATGGCTGGATTTCTCCTTGTTGGCTCTGAATACAGTTGTGAGCTGTTCCGTTCTGTATTCTCTGTTCGGCGATGCAGGTCTGGATGATTACAAAGGATTACTGGCACTCGTCTTTTGCTTGGTGTATGGGGGCTTGGGCCAATGGGTTCGGCGATATATTCCAGAGGAGAAACAAACCAAAATACTGTTTTATACGACATCATTGACCTTTGCCATTCTCATGATTCCGTTCCAGTTTGGAGTCAGATGGTTGTCCATGGGCTGGTTAATCGAGGCTGTGCTTCTTACATTGTATGGACATCGCTATCGCTTGAAAGAATTGGAGCGTGCAGGATGGGGCATTCTAGGATTGTGTCTGGGCGCATTCTTTTTCATTGATTTCCCTATATATCTGTTGTCAGGCTTTGAGACAGATTATTTTGGGCTCAAATATACGCTCATTACACTGGGAATGTTGATCGTTACTGTCTTCTATGCGATTGAATATAGTCGTCCGAATGCTTTCAAAAACAATCGTTTGTACGAAATGCATATCATGCAAGGATTTAAGTATGTAGCTTTGGTGAACGTGTACCTCTATCTTTTGTACGAAGCTGGGCATTGGTATAACATCGTCGTATCCGATGAGTTTGCACATTACACCTTGTACAAGGTATTGTTGTTCACCTGCGTATCCCTGGTGTTAGCTTATTTCCTGCCTAAAGTGAAGCTGTTGTACGATCGGGTGATTAAATATTATAGCTTGGCATTGTACGTCATAGGCTACGCGCTGGCATTGGTGGTAACCGTAGCGATTCCAACCTTGCATGAGGATTATGCGCAGAATACGGCTGCTGATTATGTGGCGTTAATTGTACTGGCAGCCTTTAATGTACTGGTATTCTTCAGCAGCAAGGACTTCCTAAACGCACTGATGACGCGACATTATAGAAGTAATGAGCTATATCCGGTCATTATGGGTGTATATTTGTTGGGCATCATTACCGCCTTTCTCGGAGTTCAGTTCCACCTGGGAGACGCAGGTCTTGTGTTCAGTCTGGTGTATCTCCTGTTGGCTATTTTGTATATTGTATACGGCTTCCTCAAGCGAGTGGTCTACATCCGCCGATTTGGGTTGGGCTTGACTCTGCTAGCTACAGGTAAGCTGCTATTGTACGATCTACACCTATTAACGTCGGGAAGTACGATTGTAGCCTATTTCTCCTTTGGGGTTGTATTGCTGGCCATTTCGTATATTTATCAAAAAGTATCCAATCGTATGGGAGAGACCTTTATAAAGAAGGATACTGAAGAAAAAATGTAG
- a CDS encoding sodium-dependent transporter: MNLGKGQNNLSDKNERFSSAGFILAAIGSAAGLGNIWKFPYITGQYGGAAFFLLFIVCLLLVGLPVLLAELALGRAGRGSAASAMVKVGGHPIWGKMSIMFVIVPFVILSFYAIVGGWTLHYAVEAFSGSLFSNNDFAGQFASFSSGYAPLVWLLIVFAFTAVVVTLGVSNGIEKFNKILIPAKVILLLVLMINALMLPGSGAGVSFFLNPDFSKLSIESALVALGHAFFSLSLGMGIMVTYGAYVDRRQSLGGAMLAVGGGDLIYAFIAGMIIFPTTFSFGINPAQGPSLVFIALPAAFSAMPFGAFFGGLFFVLLAVAALGSMVSLLEVPVAYVMERFRWGRVRSVVIVSILCLLLGVPSALSMGLVPELKVGDKSFFDFVDFTASNIFLPLGGLLIVIFTGYYWKTAGEHANLKPFWFRVWLFGLRYVAPILMLLVFLHTSGIIKF; encoded by the coding sequence ATGAATTTGGGCAAGGGGCAGAATAACCTGTCTGATAAGAATGAACGCTTCTCGTCGGCTGGATTCATTTTGGCAGCGATCGGGAGTGCGGCAGGACTAGGCAACATCTGGAAATTTCCGTATATTACCGGACAATATGGCGGAGCTGCATTTTTCTTGTTGTTTATTGTCTGCTTGTTGCTTGTTGGTTTGCCTGTGCTTTTAGCAGAGCTTGCGCTTGGTCGTGCAGGTCGAGGAAGTGCTGCCTCTGCAATGGTGAAAGTAGGCGGACATCCAATTTGGGGCAAGATGAGCATTATGTTTGTTATCGTGCCGTTTGTTATTTTGTCGTTCTATGCCATTGTAGGAGGATGGACACTGCATTATGCCGTAGAGGCATTTAGCGGAAGTCTGTTTTCGAATAATGATTTTGCTGGTCAGTTTGCTTCATTTTCCTCCGGCTATGCACCGTTGGTATGGTTGTTAATTGTTTTTGCATTTACAGCAGTCGTGGTTACCCTTGGGGTATCGAACGGAATTGAAAAGTTCAATAAAATTTTGATTCCTGCTAAGGTCATCCTGTTGCTCGTGCTGATGATTAACGCTCTCATGCTGCCAGGTTCTGGTGCGGGTGTATCCTTCTTTTTGAATCCTGACTTTTCTAAGTTAAGTATAGAATCTGCATTGGTTGCTTTGGGACATGCCTTCTTCTCCCTCTCACTGGGGATGGGGATCATGGTCACATATGGTGCTTATGTAGATCGTCGACAATCGCTGGGGGGAGCTATGCTGGCAGTGGGTGGCGGGGATTTAATCTATGCGTTTATCGCAGGTATGATCATTTTCCCTACAACCTTCTCCTTTGGTATTAACCCTGCCCAAGGACCGTCTTTGGTCTTTATTGCTTTACCGGCTGCATTCTCTGCCATGCCTTTCGGAGCTTTCTTCGGCGGTTTGTTCTTCGTATTGCTGGCGGTTGCAGCATTAGGCTCTATGGTATCCCTGCTGGAGGTACCCGTAGCTTATGTTATGGAGCGGTTCCGTTGGGGCCGGGTACGCTCGGTTGTCATCGTATCGATCCTGTGTCTGTTGCTGGGTGTCCCTTCTGCATTGTCGATGGGGTTGGTTCCAGAGTTAAAGGTGGGCGACAAATCTTTCTTTGACTTTGTTGACTTCACAGCGTCCAACATCTTCTTGCCATTGGGCGGCTTACTGATAGTTATATTCACAGGGTACTACTGGAAAACTGCTGGCGAGCATGCCAATCTCAAGCCTTTCTGGTTCCGTGTATGGTTGTTCGGCCTTCGGTATGTTGCACCGATCCTGATGTTGTTGGTCTTCCTTCATACTTCAGGGATCATCAAATTTTAA
- a CDS encoding acyltransferase family protein — MKRLQGIAQTMCRRGKGQKSIETDREFEFARRTAAEMKSNRLSPQRRYMPGLDGLRALAVIAVIVYHLNPDWLPGGLLGVGVFFTLSGYLITDILVSQWDTYHSFKMKDFWVRRARRLLPAMLTVVAVIVLCSLLFDPSRLTALRGDVPAALVYMSNWWFIFHQVSYFESFGPPSPLGHLWSLAVEEQFYILWPLLLALGLKYMPKRIVLAGWVICLALISALLMAVIYVPGSDPSRVYYGTDTRGFALLIGAALALVWPSGKLKEHASAKARLLLDGVGAISLLLLCHWAWASNEYDPALYRGGLLGIAVVTAIVVAALAHPVSHLGRLLGRKPLRWIGARSYGLYLWHFPVITLTTPQVDTDGVHVMRIVIQLLATILLASLSFKYIEEPIRHDGFRHWIAGIRSAVRRQMRWRWISTTATAMLCIGIGVGTVHLYVVSPDATLQAASSDEQPIAKAKAMPPLHGTVSVASKEPTATKPQGVKDSKASSQAQTPKNTAVKAGTTDGVTTQMEPSTTSQQAKPMTGDGSSVTAIGDSVMLDVQSYIQESFPGAVVDGRIGRQMAEAPAVLEQLRQNGQLGKTVIIELGTNGAFTKDQLSNLLASLKDTKHIILVNTRVPRPWESIVNKHLAEAASQDPRITMIDWYAASSGKNSYFEHDGVHLKPKGAKAYASLLAQALTKQS; from the coding sequence ATGAAAAGGCTACAGGGCATCGCACAGACGATGTGCAGGAGAGGGAAAGGGCAGAAGAGCATTGAAACAGACAGAGAGTTCGAATTTGCAAGAAGGACGGCGGCTGAAATGAAGTCTAATCGGTTGTCGCCACAACGTCGTTATATGCCAGGTTTGGATGGATTAAGAGCACTGGCGGTCATCGCAGTCATTGTGTATCATTTGAATCCGGATTGGTTACCGGGTGGTTTGTTGGGTGTAGGCGTTTTTTTTACTTTGTCGGGGTATTTGATTACAGATATTCTAGTCAGTCAGTGGGATACATATCATAGTTTTAAAATGAAAGATTTCTGGGTGCGTCGTGCCAGAAGATTGCTGCCTGCCATGCTGACGGTGGTGGCTGTCATTGTCCTGTGCTCGTTGCTCTTCGATCCGTCACGGCTTACGGCCTTGCGCGGAGATGTACCTGCCGCATTGGTGTATATGAGCAATTGGTGGTTTATTTTCCATCAGGTTTCGTATTTTGAAAGTTTCGGTCCTCCTTCTCCGCTTGGGCATCTGTGGTCGCTGGCGGTGGAGGAACAGTTTTATATCCTGTGGCCTTTACTACTGGCGCTTGGGCTGAAGTACATGCCCAAGCGTATTGTACTGGCCGGATGGGTGATTTGTCTGGCGTTAATATCCGCGCTCCTGATGGCCGTGATTTACGTACCGGGAAGCGATCCGAGCCGGGTATATTATGGCACGGACACACGCGGCTTCGCTCTACTGATTGGTGCGGCGCTGGCCTTGGTATGGCCAAGCGGCAAGCTGAAAGAGCATGCTTCGGCGAAGGCGCGCTTGCTTCTAGATGGCGTCGGTGCAATCAGCTTGCTGCTGCTATGCCACTGGGCGTGGGCCTCGAATGAATATGACCCAGCTCTGTACCGCGGCGGCTTGCTGGGGATTGCGGTGGTCACTGCTATTGTGGTTGCAGCATTGGCACACCCGGTGAGCCATCTCGGTCGCCTGCTTGGACGCAAGCCGCTGCGCTGGATCGGCGCCCGTTCCTACGGACTGTATCTATGGCATTTTCCAGTTATCACGCTAACGACACCTCAGGTGGATACCGATGGTGTGCATGTGATGCGTATCGTTATACAATTGCTGGCTACCATACTGCTGGCGTCTCTCTCGTTTAAATATATCGAGGAACCGATTCGGCATGATGGATTCCGGCACTGGATTGCAGGAATTCGTTCAGCGGTTCGTCGGCAGATGCGGTGGAGATGGATCTCTACAACCGCAACAGCAATGCTTTGTATAGGTATTGGTGTGGGTACCGTTCACCTGTACGTGGTATCTCCTGACGCAACGTTGCAGGCAGCATCTAGTGATGAGCAGCCAATTGCCAAGGCAAAGGCGATGCCGCCGCTTCATGGAACGGTGTCCGTAGCTTCCAAGGAGCCTACAGCCACCAAGCCGCAAGGAGTCAAGGACAGCAAGGCTTCGTCCCAAGCCCAGACGCCTAAAAATACGGCAGTCAAGGCTGGTACTACGGATGGCGTTACGACACAGATGGAACCTTCGACCACATCCCAACAAGCTAAGCCTATGACAGGCGATGGCTCTAGTGTGACTGCCATTGGAGACTCTGTCATGCTCGATGTACAGTCGTACATTCAGGAATCCTTCCCAGGGGCTGTTGTGGATGGACGGATCGGCCGCCAAATGGCGGAAGCGCCTGCCGTACTGGAGCAACTGAGACAGAACGGACAGCTGGGCAAGACGGTTATTATTGAGCTGGGTACGAACGGCGCTTTTACCAAGGACCAGCTATCCAATCTGCTCGCCAGTCTGAAGGATACAAAGCATATTATACTTGTGAATACCCGTGTACCTCGGCCTTGGGAGAGCATTGTGAACAAGCATCTTGCTGAAGCTGCATCCCAAGACCCACGAATTACAATGATTGACTGGTATGCAGCAAGCTCCGGTAAAAACTCATATTTTGAGCATGATGGAGTACATTTAAAACCTAAAGGCGCTAAAGCCTATGCGTCTTTACTGGCTCAGGCCCTAACGAAGCAATCTTAA